A genomic segment from Pangasianodon hypophthalmus isolate fPanHyp1 chromosome 25, fPanHyp1.pri, whole genome shotgun sequence encodes:
- the znf507 gene encoding zinc finger protein 507, with the protein MEDSSGVAILVPCSRDHQDVFIPDSHIHDVEEEQEQHKQAADSLIQVIEKLSKIVEKRPRRCTLSGKKRPSMTCASVMVADSREGSGGVSPSKRTREHGEECQDLSFASVPIKEQDLINRSARMVTCYQCSLCRFLSPTLSALKEHMKQHDEQHNDLILMCSECCFTSNHQEELEAHIRLHFEDSDCAKRSPAEQQTVKGNLQGRMGFSTVKSETESEKMPGAPKKWYSYEQGRYRCLICSYECGQQRNLKTHAWKHAGLVDCSYPIFEDDTDQHEAHPFYNLNRNPSLEQCKKQEAIVVLAPVGEQAQVLRSATSIQLELCASTNVKCEGDVVAERVEELDNPMHNVFSVEGALSEEPPGEVQVTPEAQMELELETENQQTNTDSLLSSVQKIISSSGNSAGHVNVIVERLPCTEEPVASKPLLLSPEVAGYKTLLASQEVGIESQSHPMYCEEQVLIDWNGSDEHQEMESQESDPPPVENLPPARRRTHSECLRLHSLAAEALVAMPLRAPELNKSAVKATSSVISDTGQKILDLSAASAVSNTKVPSAELVAGRPGSATLLNLSQGSREKLMLEGPSKAGISTSLLTVIERLRERSDQNASDEDILKELQDNPQILNGSMATGEVDVAGDSSSTEADLVEYVAGSDRPYRCRLCLFSSGNKGYVKQHLRVHRQRQPYQCPICEHIASDSDDLESHMIHHRKSRMYQCKHCNEIFHYKSQLRNHEREQHGISDTAAALTPVGETKANMDESEKMIDEDCVSEPKVYKCDMCDYTSSTYVGVRNHRRIHSSDKPYRCCSCDFATTNMNSLKSHMKRHPQEHQAVQLLEQYRCSLCGYVCSHPPSLKSHMWKHAGDQNYNYEQVNKAINEAISQSSRSPVVPSKSGPDPSIDRPYIILSQKEKTSPPSAPRMLGVSVRKGGTGLPPAGMEYCVLLFCCCICGFESTSKEQLMEHMKEHDIFSIMLSKEQQGSQASEASPAQ; encoded by the exons ATGGAGGACAGCAGTGGGGTTGCCATCCTAGTCCCTTGCTCCAGGGATCATCAAGATGTCTTCATCCCTGATTCACACATTCATGATGTGGAAGAAGAGCAGGAGCAGCACAAGCAGGCTGCAGATTCTCTCATCCAAGTGATTGAGAAGCTCAGTAAGATAGTGGAGAAACGGCCCAGGCGATGCACTCTCTCTGGAAAAAAGCGTCCTTCCATGACTTGTGCCTCAGTGATGGTGGCGGATAGCAGAGAGGGCAGTGGAGGGGTTTCACCATCCAAAAGAACCAGGGAGCATGGAGAGGAGTGCCAGGATCTCAGTTTTGCATCAGTGCCCATCAAAGAGCAGGACCTTATTAACAGAAGTGCCCGCATGGTTACCTGCTACCAGTGCAGCCTGTGTCGCTTCCTTTCTCCCACACTGAGTGCTTTGAAAGAGCACATGAAGCAGCATGATGAGCAGCACAATGATCTCATTCTCATGTGCTCGGAGTGTTGTTTTACTTCCAACCATCAGGAGGAGCTAGAAGCGCATATCAGGCTCCACTTTGAGGATAGCGACTGCGCCAAGAGGTCCCCTGCAGAGCAGCAGACAGTAAAAGGAAATCTGCAGGGAAGAATGGGGTTCTCCACCGTGAAATCTGAGACTGAATCAGAGAAAATGCCAGGAGCCCCTAAGAAGTGGTACAGCTATGAGCAAGGTCGGTATCGCTGCCTGATATGCAGTTATGAATGCGGGCAGCAGCGAAATTTGAAAACGCATGCCTGGAAGCATGCTGGCCTGGTGGACTGCTCATATCCTATATTCGAAGATGATACTGACCAGCATGAGGCTCACCCTTTTTATAACCTGAACAGAAACCCATCCTTAGAGCAGTGTAAAAAGCAGGAGGCTATTGTGGTTCTTGCACCTGTTGGAGAACAAGCTCAGGTTCTGCGCAGTGCCACCTCCATTCAGCTGGAACTGTGTGCATCaacaaatgtgaaatgtgaggGTGATGTGGTGGCAGAGAGAGTGGAGGAGCTTGACAACCCTATGCACAATGTTTTCTCTGTCGAAGGAGCTCTGTCAGAGGAGCCCCCAGGAGAGGTTCAAGTGACTCCCGAGGCGCAGATGGAGCTGGAGTTGGAGACAGAAAACCAGCAGACTAACACTGACAGCTTGTTGTCTTCAGTACAGAAGATAATCAGCTCCAGTGGAAACAGTGCCGGCCATGTCAACGTCATTGTGGAGAGGCTGCCCTGCACTGAAGAACCTGTAGCCAGCAAGCCTCTGCTCCTGAGCCCAGAGGTGGCTGGATACAAGACCCTACTAGCTTCCCAGGAGGTGGGAATTGAGAGCCAATCTCACCCCATGTACTGTGAGGAGCAGGTTCTGATTGACTGGAATGGCAGTGACGAGCATCAGGAAATGGAGAGTCAAGAGTCTGATCCACCTCCGGTTGAGAATCTGCCTCCAGCTCGTAGGAGGACACATTCGGAGTGCTTGCGGTTGCACTCTTTGGCGGCTGAAGCCCTTGTGGCTATGCCATTGAGAGCTCCGGAGTTGAACAAGTCTGCTGTTAAGGCCACTTCGAGTGTGATCTCTGACACAGGCCAGAAAATACTTGATCTGTCTGCTGCTTCTGCTGTATCCAACACAAAGGTACCTTCAGCAGAGCTGGTGGCTGGGAGGCCAGGGTCAGCCACCCTTCTGAACCTCAGCCAGGGTTCCAGGGAAAAATTAATGTTGGAAGGACCTTCAAAAGCTGGTATCAGCACATCTTTACTGACTGTCATTGAACGGCTACGAGAAAGGTCGGATCAGAATGCCTCCGATGAAGACATTCTAAAGGAGCTACAGGACAATCCGCAGATTCTGAATGGCAGTATGGCTACAGGGGAGGTGGATGTGGCAGGTGATTCTTCCTCCACAGAAGCTGATCTGGTGGAGTACGTTGCTGGGAGTGACAGACCCTACCGCTGCCGTCTGTGCCTTTTCAGCAGTGGCAACAAGGGCTACGTCAAGCAGCACCTGCGTGTTCACAGGCAGAGGCAGCCTTACCAATGCCCCATCTGCGAGCACATTGCCTCTGACAGCGATGATCTGGAGAGCCATATGATCCACCACCGCAAGAGCCGCATGTACCAGTGCAAGCACTGCAACGAGATTTTTCACTATAAG AGTCAGCTGAGGAACCACGAGAGAGAGCAACACGGAATAAGTGACACCGCGGCAGCCCTCACGCCTGTTGGCGAAACCAAAGCGAACATGGACGAGTCTGAAAAGATGATTGATGAGG ACTGTGTCAGCGAGCCGAAAGTGTATAAATGTGACATGTGTGACTACACCAGCTCTACCTACGTTGGAGTGCGGAACCATCGCAGGATTCACAGTTCAGACAAACCCTACAG GTGCTGCAGCTGCGACTTCGCCACCACCAACATGAACAGCCTGAAGAGCCACATGAAGAGACACCCACAGGAGCACCAGGCTGTGCAGCTGCTCGAGCAGTACAG GTGCTCCCTCTGTGGATACGTGTGCAGTCATCCTCCATCCCTCAAGTCCCACATGTGGAAACACGCTGGGGATCAGAACTATAACTATGAACAAGTGAACAAGGCCATCAATGAGGCCATCTCTCAAAGCAGCCG GTCTCCTGTTGTGCCTTCAAAATCAGGCCCGGATCCATCCATAGACCGTCCATACATCATTCTGAGCCAGAAGGAGAAGACATCGCCTCCTTCAGCCCCGAGAATGCTGGGGGTATCGGTGAGGAAAGGAGGCACAGGGCTTCCGCCAGCAGGCATGGAGTACTGCGTGCTGCTCTTCTGCTGCTGCATCTGCGGCTTCGAGTCCACCAGTAAAGAACAGCTGATGGAGCACATGAAGGAGCACGACATCTTCAGCATCATGCTGAGCAAGGAGCAGCAGGGAAGCCAGGCTTCTGAGGCCAGCCCAGCGCAGTGA